The DNA segment GACCTTGTCCTTATGATCTCTCCAAGCCTCTTCAGCTCCGATTCCACGTCGTGTTCCCTTCCATTAATTAGCCTATAGAGCCTAAGAACGGCTTCGAACTCGGACATCGCGAGCCCCCTTAATACTTACGGGTTAAAAGGCGTTACTCGAGTAAAGCGTTAAAAGCCGCCTTAGAAGATGGGAGGAAGAGCGGGCTCAACGACTAAACGACACTCCTAGGTATACTTGCTCCATTACGTTCAGGTCTACTTTCTGCTTGCCTTTAATTACTGCCAGGAATCCGTGTAGTGATATCACTACGCGGTAGGCGTCTCCCAGTCGCGTGTTCGATACTACATAGCCTTGTGCACAGAAGTAGTGCTTTAAGCACTCGTCTTTACTACTCGTTATTTCCACCACGAACTTGGAGTCTTTCTTGGGCGCTTCGACCACGTCTTCGTGGAACTCCACTTCCACTTCAACATCGTTACAAGTACCCTTCAACCTGTACACTTTGGGTACTTTAATTGCCATTATATCGGAGACGCGGCATTCCAGCACCAAGAATCACACCTTAATTAAACTCTTGTTAAAATTATTGCTAGGGTATATAAAAGTGTAGGTGGTTAGAAGTGGCCGTGCCAGAGGCGTCAAGGAGGCTTGTACAGGAACTCGCAGCACTTTTAGATAAGAGAGTAAAAGTGGTGTTAAATAGCGGTAAACTGTACGAAGGCCTTTTAGCGGGCTTCGACCATCCTGGGCTGAACATCTTATTGAAAAATGCTGTCGACGACACGGGGAATAGGTACTCGAGAATAGTAATTAAAGGTGAAAGGGTGTCGGAGATCATAATCATGGAAGAGCCCCTCTTCGATCCCGATGAGTTCAAGGAATTTATACTGAGAGAAATGAAGCTACAAGAACACGCGGTAAGGGTGCTACACGATATCAGGGCAGTGGAGATACTGGGTAGGTATAGAGTGAGCGAGGAGGGGGTCATGGGGTCAGGCCCCATGGCGGAGACCCTGTACAGCCTTTACAGGAAGTACATTGACCAGCGTAAGAAGGCCCTGCAGGGTTAAGTGAACTTGTTTGAGGTTAAAACGAGGGACTTGGGAGGGCGCATAGGAAAGCTCGTAACCCGGCATGGCGTGCTCGAAACACCTTTTTTGTTCCCAGTGATCGATCCTCACAGGCAGGTGCCGGGACTGCCTAAGATCAGGGACATGGGCTTTAATGGGATAATCACAAATGCCTATCTGTTCTATAAGCGGAGTAGGGGTTTAATTAAACCCATACACGACGAGTTAGCGTGGACAGACGTCATAATGACGGATTCCGGGGGTTACCAGATACTGATATATGGCGACGTAGAGGCCGACAACAAGACCATCGTGATGTACGAAAAAAGCATAGGGTCGGACATAGCGGTAATACTGGACGTGCCGACTGGCAGTAAAATGAGTTTCGAGGAAGCGCAGAAGGCGGTCTGGGAAACGTATAGGCGTGGCATCGAAGCACTGCCGCTGATAATGGACGCCGATCAGCTGTGGGTATACCCCGTACAGGGGGCACCTTACAAAGAGCTGGTGGCGCGCTCTACAATACTTGCCAATAAACTCCCTTACGACATTTACGCAGTGGGCTCTCCAACAGTAATGCTCGAGAAGTACAAGTACTCGGAGCTCGTGAAGCTAGTGGTAACGGTTAGGGCACGCCTACCGCCGGGTAAGCCCTTACACGTATTCGGTGTAGGGCACCCTATGATAATACCGTTTCTCGTAGCCGTGGGAGGAGACCTCTTCGACTCGGCAAGCTACATACTTTACGCGCGCGGTGAGAGGTACATGACGGAGACGGGGACCAGGAACATTAGGGACCTAGTGTACTTCCCATGTAACTGCCCCGTGTGTTCCAAGTACACGCCGCAGGAAGTACTGGAAATGCCCCGTGAAGGGAGAGAAGAGGTCATAGCAACCCACAACCTGCACGTGCTAATCAAGGAGATTAAAACGGTCAAAGAGGCAATAAAAGAAGGTAGGCTGTGGGAGCTCCTAGAGTACAGGTCGCGGGCACACCCTGCACTATACGAGGCTTTCAATGTGATTAAGAAGTACGTTAAGCTACTCGAGAAGACGGACTCCACGACCAGCCCGAGCGGTAAGGCGCTACTACTGTTTAACGCGGATTCCTGTGTAAACCCTAGATTGAGGGTGAACGTGCGGAAAGCCCTATCGCGAGTAGGGGTTACGGGCAAAACAGTTATACTCATACCGGCTTACAGAAAACCCTATACTCTACAAGAAGAGTACAAGGCTATTGCAGGGCTTACTGGTACGCGAGCCGATGTAGAAGCTCTATTTATACACCCACTGCTAGGGGTATTTAAACCAAGCGTATCGTCAACGTATCCCTTTTACCAGCACGAATGCAGGATCACGAGAAGAACGGCTAACCCAGCTAAAATAGCGAAGCTGATCGACAAGGTGGTTGAGCTAGGTGCACGTAAGGTAGTAGTCGTACAAGCAGGCTGGTTTACCGAAGACTTGTTTAGAAAAACAACCAAGTACCTCTCGGAGGGGGTCTCTCGCGCTCCCTTATTTATATGTAAGTTAAACGAGATTTCCTCTCTGCTTCTTCAATAGCCTTCTCCATCTTTTCACGCTCTACTTCAACTGCCTCAATAATGGCGGCCTCCTCCATCAATTTCTGTACGCTTACCTTTACGCTCAAAACTCTGGACACTACTTCAACGGCAACGGCGCTCGCCTTGGGGTCGGGTCTATAGGGCTCCGTGAACGGCAGTATGATGACGCCTCTCAGCCCGTAAGCGTGCATGAACATCATTGTAAGTGCAAGCGGACCTATTATGTGCCTATCCTCTAGTATTTTTGCGTCGTTTAGTACTATGCTCGTATCATTTATCGGGATCCACCTATACTGCTCGCTGGGGTCTTCGCGGAGTTCTTGGCTTAATCCACCTATTAGTATGACTTCTCGCGCTTCAAGCTGCTTGGCGAACACAGCCAAGAACTCCGCGTAAGACGTTCTCTCGCGCTCTACTGGCGTACTGTTATGTACCACGACTACCACGTTGCTAGAGCCGGCCCTACCGGCGTACACTTCAAACGGGTACTGTAAGCCGAGATCTCTATTGTACGAGGTAACCTCGGGCATGAACCTCGTTCTTATAAACCCCACCTTTTCGAGCCTTAGCTCCCTAGCAAGGTGCCTGGTGGAGAGGTAACCTACGAGCCCGAAGCCCTGGAACCCCGTTATGAAAAACGACCCCTTTAGCTTACTTAAATCCGCGCCCTCTAGCTGGATGAGCTTTACCACTTCAAGGCACCCTCTCTCACTTTAACGGCCTCTCCCCTATTATAAAATACCATTTCCCATCCGGCTAGGCGGGAGCGGCCCACGGCTACGAGCCTGCCCTGCGGATCAACGGCTAAAACCTCGTCATCGGGCCGAATGTCGGGGTCTGCCATCAGTACGTGCTTGCAAAACAGCGAGCCCCCCCTCGACACGAACTCTACGTAGTCGCCCTTAACGTACACCCTTAATCGTGGGTGGGGTAAAATCCCGTTTAAAACCTCGCCTGCAGCTACGTAGAGGTTGAACCTGTAGTCTTTTGAGCGCAGTGCGAGGTACCTTTTACCGTTTAAAACTAGGAACCGTATTTTCCCGGTATTGGGACTAACAGCCACTTTTACCGTTTCAGGTATCAGTGATTCCCCGTTAACGTCAAACTGCAATTCCGCGATTTCCCGCAATTCCTCTAGTTCGCTCCTTGTAGGTCTTCTTATGATCAATGCGTACACGACCCGCCGGGATTCGCGGCCCTTTCAGTAACTAGACAAACAAGTACCTTTAAAAACCCCGCCAGTAGAACGCAACGGGCTAGGTAGCCGCGTGGTTGCCGATCCCGCCTCCACGCAGGTAACTCCGTT comes from the Desulfurococcaceae archaeon genome and includes:
- a CDS encoding DNA-directed RNA polymerase subunit G; this translates as MLECRVSDIMAIKVPKVYRLKGTCNDVEVEVEFHEDVVEAPKKDSKFVVEITSSKDECLKHYFCAQGYVVSNTRLGDAYRVVISLHGFLAVIKGKQKVDLNVMEQVYLGVSFSR
- a CDS encoding Lsm family RNA-binding protein gives rise to the protein MAVPEASRRLVQELAALLDKRVKVVLNSGKLYEGLLAGFDHPGLNILLKNAVDDTGNRYSRIVIKGERVSEIIIMEEPLFDPDEFKEFILREMKLQEHAVRVLHDIRAVEILGRYRVSEEGVMGSGPMAETLYSLYRKYIDQRKKALQG
- the tgtA gene encoding tRNA guanosine(15) transglycosylase TgtA encodes the protein MFEVKTRDLGGRIGKLVTRHGVLETPFLFPVIDPHRQVPGLPKIRDMGFNGIITNAYLFYKRSRGLIKPIHDELAWTDVIMTDSGGYQILIYGDVEADNKTIVMYEKSIGSDIAVILDVPTGSKMSFEEAQKAVWETYRRGIEALPLIMDADQLWVYPVQGAPYKELVARSTILANKLPYDIYAVGSPTVMLEKYKYSELVKLVVTVRARLPPGKPLHVFGVGHPMIIPFLVAVGGDLFDSASYILYARGERYMTETGTRNIRDLVYFPCNCPVCSKYTPQEVLEMPREGREEVIATHNLHVLIKEIKTVKEAIKEGRLWELLEYRSRAHPALYEAFNVIKKYVKLLEKTDSTTSPSGKALLLFNADSCVNPRLRVNVRKALSRVGVTGKTVILIPAYRKPYTLQEEYKAIAGLTGTRADVEALFIHPLLGVFKPSVSSTYPFYQHECRITRRTANPAKIAKLIDKVVELGARKVVVVQAGWFTEDLFRKTTKYLSEGVSRAPLFICKLNEISSLLLQ
- a CDS encoding PAC2 family protein; translated protein: MVKLIQLEGADLSKLKGSFFITGFQGFGLVGYLSTRHLARELRLEKVGFIRTRFMPEVTSYNRDLGLQYPFEVYAGRAGSSNVVVVVHNSTPVERERTSYAEFLAVFAKQLEAREVILIGGLSQELREDPSEQYRWIPINDTSIVLNDAKILEDRHIIGPLALTMMFMHAYGLRGVIILPFTEPYRPDPKASAVAVEVVSRVLSVKVSVQKLMEEAAIIEAVEVEREKMEKAIEEAERKSRLTYI
- a CDS encoding PUA domain-containing protein, which translates into the protein MYALIIRRPTRSELEELREIAELQFDVNGESLIPETVKVAVSPNTGKIRFLVLNGKRYLALRSKDYRFNLYVAAGEVLNGILPHPRLRVYVKGDYVEFVSRGGSLFCKHVLMADPDIRPDDEVLAVDPQGRLVAVGRSRLAGWEMVFYNRGEAVKVREGALKW